One Thalassospira marina DNA window includes the following coding sequences:
- a CDS encoding CoA transferase yields the protein MTPPNATSRAETPGSTNSVQPDSAPEHPNPFAAFARAIWAAVGGDPALLAALSQTSPGALPSAFAVTDLAAASVGCAGLAIAELSGLIRAQGRNAAPVTPVTVDRRLASAWFSSGYRPAGWEPAAKWDAIAGDYPGQDGWIRLHTNAPHHRRAALAVLGITTEDATRQTVAATVANWPVTALETAIVEKGGCAAAMRSLGEWQQHPQGKAVASEPLVHADASPLPAAERGENSQFRLTGTRDRPLAGVKVLDLTRILAGPVGTRFLAGFGANVLRVDPPGWDEPTILPDITVGKRCARLDLINDQDRETFRSLLAEADILVHGYRADALERLGLGTRARRALNPGLIDVALNAYGWSGPWQFRRGFDSLVQMSSGIADHSMKIYQTEKPKPLPVQALDHAAGYILATCAIRGLIERHQNGHGLQYRTSLARVAALLCQYQPTLAKGTTPPAFTDLADDDYSPTIEPSGSGNLQRLRPPLEMDGIPMGWTIPAGLLGTSPPTW from the coding sequence CGGTTGGGGGTGATCCGGCCCTTCTTGCCGCCCTGTCACAAACCAGCCCCGGCGCCCTGCCGTCAGCCTTTGCGGTAACAGACCTTGCCGCGGCTTCCGTCGGTTGTGCCGGTCTGGCAATTGCCGAGCTTTCGGGCCTGATACGCGCACAGGGGCGAAATGCCGCACCTGTGACGCCGGTAACGGTTGACCGGCGGCTGGCATCGGCCTGGTTTTCATCGGGTTATCGCCCGGCTGGCTGGGAACCAGCCGCAAAATGGGATGCAATTGCCGGGGATTATCCGGGGCAGGATGGCTGGATCCGCCTGCATACCAATGCCCCGCATCATCGCCGTGCCGCCCTTGCAGTACTGGGCATCACGACCGAGGATGCAACCCGGCAAACCGTTGCCGCCACCGTGGCAAACTGGCCGGTCACGGCCCTTGAAACCGCGATTGTCGAAAAAGGCGGCTGTGCCGCAGCCATGCGGTCACTTGGCGAATGGCAACAACATCCACAGGGCAAGGCCGTTGCCAGCGAACCGCTGGTTCACGCAGACGCCAGCCCCCTGCCCGCCGCAGAACGCGGCGAAAATTCGCAATTCCGCCTGACCGGCACGCGTGACCGCCCGCTAGCCGGGGTAAAGGTGCTGGATCTAACCCGCATCCTTGCCGGGCCGGTAGGCACCCGTTTTCTGGCGGGGTTTGGTGCCAATGTGCTGCGCGTTGATCCGCCCGGCTGGGATGAACCCACAATCCTGCCCGATATTACCGTGGGCAAACGATGCGCCCGGCTTGATCTGATCAATGATCAGGACCGCGAAACATTTCGCAGCCTGCTGGCTGAGGCCGATATTCTGGTGCATGGCTATCGTGCCGATGCGCTGGAACGTCTGGGACTGGGCACCCGGGCACGCCGTGCCCTTAACCCCGGCCTGATTGATGTGGCACTGAATGCATATGGCTGGTCCGGCCCGTGGCAGTTCCGCCGTGGTTTTGACAGCCTGGTGCAAATGAGCAGCGGCATCGCCGATCATAGCATGAAAATATACCAAACTGAAAAACCCAAACCGCTGCCCGTACAGGCGCTGGATCATGCGGCGGGGTATATTCTGGCAACCTGTGCCATCCGCGGCCTGATCGAACGCCACCAAAATGGACATGGCCTGCAATACCGCACCTCGCTGGCCCGGGTTGCGGCATTGCTGTGCCAATATCAGCCCACCTTGGCCAAGGGCACCACACCGCCCGCCTTTACCGACCTTGCCGATGACGATTACAGCCCCACCATTGAACCATCGGGCAGTGGTAATTTGCAGCGATTGCGCCCGCCGCTGGAAATGGATGGCATCCCCATGGGCTGGACGATCCCGGCCGGTCTTTTGGGAACAAGCCCGCCAACATGGTAA
- the hemF gene encoding oxygen-dependent coproporphyrinogen oxidase: MSDETARQTEARKKQAADWFKSLRDQICARFEQLEDAYGGPLADRPAGRFERTRWERGQNQGGGEMSVMRGRVFEKVGVNISTVYGEFSEKFRKEIPGATESPNFWAAGISLVAHPCSPLVPAVHMNTRHIVTSKAWFGGGADLTPVFPDEVDTADFHGAFKAACDAHGEDYYDRFKKWCDEYFWLPHRNEARGVGGIFYDYLENDWEADFAFTQDVGKAFLDVYPALVERHYNDDWSMDQREAQLVKRGRYVEFNLLHDRGTRFGLMTGGNTEAILMSLPPMANWP; this comes from the coding sequence ATGAGTGACGAAACCGCACGCCAGACCGAAGCGCGTAAAAAGCAGGCCGCTGACTGGTTCAAATCCCTGCGTGACCAGATTTGCGCACGGTTTGAACAGCTTGAAGATGCCTATGGCGGCCCGCTGGCCGACCGCCCGGCAGGCCGGTTTGAACGGACCCGCTGGGAACGTGGCCAAAATCAGGGTGGCGGCGAAATGTCGGTCATGCGGGGCCGCGTTTTTGAAAAGGTGGGTGTGAATATTTCCACCGTCTATGGCGAATTTTCCGAAAAATTCCGCAAGGAAATCCCCGGCGCGACGGAAAGTCCCAATTTCTGGGCTGCCGGTATTTCGCTGGTGGCGCATCCCTGTTCACCGCTGGTGCCCGCTGTGCATATGAATACCCGCCATATCGTGACATCAAAGGCATGGTTTGGCGGCGGGGCGGATTTGACGCCGGTTTTTCCCGATGAAGTCGACACCGCCGATTTTCACGGCGCATTCAAGGCCGCCTGCGATGCGCATGGCGAGGATTATTACGATCGTTTCAAAAAATGGTGCGATGAATATTTCTGGCTGCCGCACCGTAACGAAGCGCGCGGCGTTGGCGGCATTTTCTATGATTATCTGGAAAATGACTGGGAGGCTGATTTTGCCTTTACCCAGGATGTGGGCAAAGCATTTCTGGATGTATATCCGGCCCTGGTTGAACGCCATTACAACGATGACTGGTCAATGGATCAGCGCGAGGCACAATTGGTCAAACGTGGCAGGTATGTTGAATTCAACCTGCTTCATGACCGTGGTACGCGCTTTGGCCTGATGACGGGCGGTAATACCGAAGCCATCCTGATGTCGCTGCCGCCAATGGCCAACTGGCCCTAA
- a CDS encoding tRNA (cytidine(34)-2'-O)-methyltransferase, with product MRICLFEPDIPQNTGTILRMAACLGVGVDIIEPCGFLLTSASLKRAGMDYLEAASYQRHADWQAFQEARKNGDLPGRLVLMTTKGAVPYCDFEFRPDDILMLGAESRGVPDQVHETADARVVIPLRPGMRSLNVAMAAAMTVGEAMRQTNSFPGSPE from the coding sequence ATGAGAATTTGTCTGTTTGAGCCTGATATTCCGCAAAATACCGGGACAATTTTGCGTATGGCGGCATGCCTGGGTGTTGGCGTCGATATCATCGAACCCTGTGGTTTTCTGCTGACTTCGGCCAGTTTGAAGCGTGCAGGGATGGATTATCTGGAAGCGGCAAGTTACCAGCGCCATGCCGACTGGCAGGCATTTCAGGAAGCGCGCAAGAATGGCGATCTGCCCGGTCGCCTGGTTTTGATGACCACCAAGGGGGCCGTACCCTATTGCGATTTTGAATTTCGTCCTGACGATATTTTGATGCTGGGGGCGGAAAGCCGCGGGGTGCCCGACCAGGTTCATGAAACGGCCGATGCGCGGGTGGTTATTCCGTTGCGTCCGGGCATGCGATCCTTGAATGTGGCGATGGCGGCGGCTATGACCGTTGGTGAAGCCATGCGTCAGACCAACAGTTTTCCGGGAAGCCCTGAATGA
- the petA gene encoding ubiquinol-cytochrome c reductase iron-sulfur subunit — protein MSQTVQSSGENPDENRRDFLTLATTAVGVVGTGMALWPFVDSMNPSKDVLALASVEVNLSNIPVGQAIKVMWRGKPVFIRHRTEREIKEAEDVALNQLVDPETDDARVQKKEWLIVVGVCTHLGCIPMGTATGEPRGDFDGWYCPCHGSHYDSSGRIRKGPAPKNLHVPTYTFLTDTSVKIG, from the coding sequence ATGTCGCAAACGGTGCAATCATCCGGGGAGAACCCGGACGAGAACCGCAGGGATTTCCTGACCCTTGCGACCACAGCGGTCGGTGTCGTTGGCACCGGCATGGCACTGTGGCCGTTCGTGGACAGCATGAACCCGTCCAAGGACGTTCTGGCGCTGGCCTCGGTCGAAGTAAACCTGTCAAATATCCCGGTCGGACAGGCCATCAAGGTGATGTGGCGCGGTAAACCCGTGTTCATCCGCCACCGCACCGAACGGGAAATCAAAGAAGCTGAAGACGTGGCATTGAACCAGCTGGTCGATCCCGAGACCGATGATGCCCGTGTTCAGAAAAAAGAATGGCTGATCGTCGTCGGCGTTTGCACCCATCTGGGCTGCATTCCGATGGGTACCGCAACCGGGGAACCGCGCGGTGACTTTGACGGCTGGTATTGCCCGTGTCACGGGTCGCACTATGACAGTTCAGGCCGTATCCGCAAGGGTCCGGCACCGAAGAACCTGCATGTGCCGACCTATACCTTCCTCACCGACACGTCGGTCAAGATCGGCTAA
- a CDS encoding cytochrome b: protein MSAPVWNNKVVKWVDDRLPVFSMLHHSAYEYPTPKNLSYMWNFGSLAGFVLVTMILTGIFLVMNYTPHADMAFDSVERIMRDVNYGWLIRYMHMNGASMFFICVYIHIFRGLYYGSYKAPREVLWWIGILILLAMMATAFMGYVLPWGQMSFWGATVITNLFSAFPIIGDPLVTWLWGGFSVGNPTLNRFFSLHYLLPFVILGLVVLHVWALHAVRSNNPTGVEIKTPQDSIPFHPYYTIKDLFGMGIFLIIYLYFVFFAPNFFGEPDNYIMANPLSTPAHIVPEWYFLPFYAILRSIDFEFLGIPAKLLGVLAMFAAIIVLFVIPWLDRSKVRSSRFRPVYKWFFVLLLIDCFVLGYCGAKAPSDPFMGLHGLQVITVGQLATLYYFLHFLVVMPVVGKLERPKPLPASISESVLKGGANA from the coding sequence ATGAGCGCGCCTGTATGGAATAACAAAGTGGTAAAGTGGGTCGACGACCGTCTTCCGGTCTTCTCGATGCTGCATCATTCCGCTTATGAATATCCGACGCCGAAAAACCTGTCCTATATGTGGAATTTCGGTTCCCTGGCCGGTTTTGTTCTGGTGACCATGATCCTTACCGGGATCTTCCTGGTGATGAACTATACGCCGCATGCCGATATGGCATTTGATTCCGTCGAACGCATCATGCGCGACGTGAATTATGGCTGGCTGATCCGCTATATGCACATGAATGGCGCATCGATGTTCTTCATCTGCGTCTATATCCACATTTTCCGTGGTCTTTATTACGGGTCATACAAGGCCCCGCGTGAAGTTCTGTGGTGGATCGGTATTCTGATCCTGCTTGCCATGATGGCAACGGCATTCATGGGTTATGTTCTGCCCTGGGGCCAGATGTCATTCTGGGGTGCAACGGTTATTACCAACCTGTTCTCGGCCTTCCCGATTATTGGCGATCCGCTGGTAACCTGGCTGTGGGGTGGTTTCTCGGTTGGCAACCCGACCCTGAACCGGTTCTTCTCGCTGCATTATCTGCTGCCGTTTGTCATTCTGGGCCTTGTGGTCCTGCATGTCTGGGCGCTGCATGCAGTCCGGTCGAACAACCCGACCGGCGTTGAAATCAAAACGCCGCAGGACAGCATTCCCTTCCATCCCTACTACACGATCAAAGATCTGTTCGGGATGGGGATCTTCCTGATCATCTATCTGTATTTCGTGTTCTTCGCGCCGAACTTCTTTGGCGAGCCGGACAACTACATCATGGCGAACCCGCTGTCGACGCCAGCCCACATCGTTCCGGAATGGTACTTCCTGCCGTTCTACGCGATCCTGCGCTCGATCGACTTTGAATTCCTCGGCATTCCGGCAAAACTGCTGGGCGTGCTGGCGATGTTCGCGGCCATCATCGTGCTGTTTGTCATTCCCTGGCTCGACCGTTCCAAGGTACGCAGCTCGCGCTTCCGCCCGGTTTACAAATGGTTCTTTGTGCTTCTGCTCATTGACTGCTTTGTACTTGGCTATTGTGGTGCGAAGGCCCCGTCTGATCCGTTCATGGGTCTGCATGGCCTGCAGGTGATCACGGTTGGCCAGTTGGCAACCCTGTATTACTTCCTGCATTTCCTTGTCGTCATGCCTGTGGTTGGTAAATTGGAACGGCCAAAACCGCTTCCGGCCAGCATCAGCGAATCTGTTCTCAAGGGAGGTGCAAATGCGTAA
- a CDS encoding cytochrome c1: MRKFALTAIAAAFALTAFANNSSKASEGVVPPDMEWSWEGLFGTYDRAQLQRGFQVFKNVCASCHSMHYLAFRNLEGIGFNEDQIKAIASEYEVEDGPNDDGEMFTRSAKPSDRFPSPFPNAKAAAASNGGAAPPDLSLMAKARPHGPDYIHALLTGYEEEAPEGVEMAEGKHYNHYFPSHQISMPPPLYGDDVEYTDGTEATVDQEVQDVTAFLNWIAEPELEARKAMGMKVLLFLIVLTAMLYAVKRKIWAKIEH; this comes from the coding sequence ATGCGTAAATTTGCTCTCACCGCAATTGCTGCTGCTTTCGCGCTGACCGCTTTTGCCAACAATTCGTCCAAGGCATCCGAAGGCGTGGTTCCGCCGGATATGGAATGGAGCTGGGAAGGCCTTTTTGGCACCTATGACCGTGCGCAGTTGCAACGCGGTTTCCAGGTGTTCAAGAATGTCTGTGCAAGCTGCCACAGCATGCACTATCTGGCATTCCGTAACCTTGAAGGTATTGGCTTTAACGAAGACCAGATCAAGGCGATCGCGTCGGAATATGAAGTCGAAGACGGCCCCAATGACGATGGTGAAATGTTCACCCGTTCGGCCAAACCGTCTGACCGCTTCCCGTCGCCGTTCCCCAATGCCAAGGCTGCTGCCGCATCCAATGGCGGGGCTGCTCCGCCCGATCTGTCTTTGATGGCCAAAGCCCGCCCGCACGGCCCGGATTACATCCATGCCCTGCTGACCGGTTATGAAGAAGAGGCACCGGAAGGTGTCGAAATGGCCGAAGGCAAGCACTACAACCATTACTTCCCGAGCCATCAGATTTCGATGCCCCCGCCCCTTTATGGTGATGACGTCGAATATACCGATGGTACCGAAGCAACGGTTGACCAGGAAGTGCAGGACGTTACCGCATTCCTGAACTGGATTGCCGAACCCGAACTTGAAGCCCGCAAAGCAATGGGCATGAAGGTTCTGCTGTTCCTGATCGTGCTGACCGCGATGCTTTACGCCGTGAAACGCAAAATCTGGGCAAAGATCGAACATTAA
- a CDS encoding LysE family translocator — MSLDQYGLYLVAVLIAVLTPGPAVMLGITNSIRHNTMTSMVGALGCVTATGLMGALSAMGLGAMIMASAILFDIIRFAGAAYLIWLGIKMWKASGKVAVNVSTEQAVPHPGYMRTYLRGFIISASNPKAIAFFTALFPMFLDPNAPLMAQFTILDSTFVILSFSSIMGYSLLAARSKDFLLGSARKWFDRVAGSIFVSFGLALAASHR; from the coding sequence ATGTCGCTTGACCAATATGGCCTGTATCTTGTTGCTGTTCTGATTGCCGTTTTAACGCCCGGCCCGGCAGTTATGCTCGGTATCACCAACAGCATTCGCCACAACACCATGACATCGATGGTCGGCGCGCTGGGCTGTGTGACGGCGACCGGCCTGATGGGCGCACTATCGGCCATGGGACTGGGTGCCATGATCATGGCATCGGCCATTCTGTTTGATATCATCCGCTTTGCCGGTGCGGCCTATCTGATCTGGCTGGGGATCAAAATGTGGAAGGCAAGCGGCAAGGTTGCGGTAAATGTTTCGACCGAGCAGGCTGTGCCCCATCCCGGCTATATGCGCACCTATCTGCGCGGTTTCATTATTTCGGCCAGCAACCCCAAGGCAATTGCCTTTTTCACGGCTTTGTTCCCCATGTTCCTGGACCCGAATGCACCGCTGATGGCGCAGTTCACCATCCTTGATAGTACTTTCGTGATCCTGTCTTTCTCGTCGATCATGGGGTATTCGCTGCTGGCTGCGCGCAGCAAGGATTTCCTGCTAGGGTCCGCGCGCAAATGGTTTGACCGAGTTGCTGGCAGCATCTTTGTCAGCTTTGGTCTGGCACTTGCAGCCAGCCACCGCTAA
- a CDS encoding substrate-binding periplasmic protein: MSMRPALVFLLLLGVFLIHVKPVSAQAENSIGTPRQRVVLYGEENDPPYAYLNGAVMAGAYTDILRQAAMRLPQYEIEFAGVPFKRGMEMLQRGEIMAFYPPYMDAERDWVDRYSEAILDESVVVLCTRQFVSHRTLLSYPFDYIGARFGNTSGYRLAGKDLFEMADRHEITLEEAHSTEINLRRLLAGRIDCYVNDRLAIATSLGEIGTETIEVRRELTETAVLGRHQGAIAYTPDDTAKWPHRDEFAAALDIVLRQMHEDGVIDQILQHYVMY, translated from the coding sequence ATGTCAATGCGCCCTGCGCTTGTCTTTTTGCTGCTTCTTGGAGTTTTTCTAATTCACGTAAAGCCTGTATCGGCACAGGCTGAAAACAGCATTGGCACTCCACGCCAGCGTGTTGTTCTTTATGGCGAGGAAAATGACCCGCCTTACGCCTATTTGAATGGCGCGGTCATGGCTGGGGCCTATACCGACATTCTGCGCCAGGCGGCAATGCGTTTGCCGCAATATGAAATCGAATTTGCCGGTGTCCCGTTCAAACGCGGCATGGAAATGCTTCAGCGTGGGGAAATCATGGCGTTTTACCCGCCCTATATGGATGCCGAACGCGACTGGGTGGACCGTTATTCCGAAGCGATCCTTGATGAATCCGTCGTTGTGTTATGCACCCGGCAATTTGTCAGCCATCGCACATTGCTAAGCTACCCGTTCGATTATATCGGCGCACGGTTTGGCAATACGTCGGGCTACCGGCTGGCGGGCAAGGACCTGTTTGAAATGGCCGATCGCCATGAAATCACACTGGAAGAGGCGCATAGCACCGAGATCAATTTGCGCCGTTTGCTCGCGGGGCGCATTGATTGTTACGTCAATGACCGGCTGGCCATTGCCACCAGCCTGGGCGAAATTGGCACCGAAACAATCGAAGTCCGCCGCGAGTTAACCGAAACAGCGGTTTTGGGGCGCCATCAGGGGGCGATTGCCTATACACCCGATGACACTGCCAAATGGCCCCATCGTGACGAATTTGCCGCTGCCCTGGATATTGTTTTGCGCCAGATGCACGAAGATGGCGTGATCGACCAGATATTGCAGCATTACGTGATGTACTGA
- a CDS encoding class I SAM-dependent methyltransferase, with product MRQDVVDLHRFYATSLGQAARRLIRRRLRMMWSDVRGMRVLGFGYATPYLRPFLGEAERVMAFMPAPQGCVHWPAGEPNCVALTEETMLPLPDSSVDRILLVHLVEHSDSQRRLMRECWRVLTPNGRIVVLTPNRSSLWSWSENTPFGFGHPYSVSQLQNLMRENMFLPVQHSRALFLPPTRNRFLLRWSQGIENVGSRLFKAFAGVSIVEAGKQLYASTGTPQHKRKLVHIPVAVPPMRPVDGNHVGTSHDNHDEVLVRRDGVPDDTAATNRCTCFSRKKCD from the coding sequence ATGCGTCAGGATGTTGTTGATTTACACCGGTTCTATGCCACCAGCCTGGGTCAGGCCGCCCGACGGCTTATTCGCCGCCGGTTGCGCATGATGTGGTCGGATGTGCGGGGCATGCGGGTGTTGGGGTTTGGCTATGCCACCCCGTATCTTCGCCCGTTTCTGGGCGAGGCCGAACGGGTTATGGCCTTTATGCCTGCTCCGCAGGGCTGCGTGCATTGGCCCGCAGGCGAACCCAATTGTGTCGCCCTGACCGAAGAAACTATGCTGCCTTTGCCCGATAGCTCGGTCGACCGTATTTTGCTGGTGCATCTTGTCGAGCATTCCGACTCGCAACGTCGCCTGATGCGCGAATGCTGGCGCGTTCTAACCCCCAATGGCCGGATTGTGGTGCTGACCCCCAATCGAAGCTCGCTTTGGAGCTGGTCGGAAAATACGCCATTTGGGTTTGGCCATCCCTACAGCGTCAGCCAGTTGCAAAACCTGATGCGCGAAAACATGTTCCTACCCGTGCAGCATAGCCGCGCCCTGTTCTTGCCCCCCACGCGCAACCGCTTTTTGCTGCGCTGGTCGCAGGGCATTGAAAATGTCGGGTCACGGCTGTTCAAGGCCTTTGCCGGTGTAAGCATTGTCGAGGCCGGAAAGCAGCTTTATGCCAGCACAGGGACGCCGCAGCATAAACGCAAACTGGTGCATATCCCCGTTGCTGTGCCGCCAATGCGCCCGGTCGATGGCAACCATGTGGGCACCAGCCATGATAACCATGACGAGGTGCTGGTACGCCGCGACGGGGTGCCAGACGACACCGCAGCCACAAACCGCTGTACATGCTTTTCCCGCAAAAAATGTGACTGA
- the gloB gene encoding hydroxyacylglutathione hydrolase produces the protein MSAGDIILIPNRSDNYIYLLRCANSGVTAIVDPGDAEPVIEELSKRGWSLDIILNTHHHNDHVGGNAELKEKFGAKIIGPAAEADKIANLDETVAEGDVVRVGELEARIFDVPGHTAGHIAFYFPAVSALFSGDSLFALGCGRLFEGTAEQMWHSLVKFRTLPVETRLYCGHEYTLTNARFALTIEPENAALQARASAIETLRKAGRPTIPSTLGEEIDTNPFLRADVPVVCRAMGMSGAPAEIVFTEIRHRKDNF, from the coding sequence ATGTCGGCAGGTGACATCATCCTGATCCCGAACCGGTCAGACAATTACATCTATCTGCTGCGCTGTGCCAATAGCGGTGTCACCGCTATTGTTGATCCGGGCGATGCAGAACCCGTAATCGAAGAACTTTCCAAACGTGGCTGGTCGCTTGATATCATTTTAAACACCCACCATCACAATGACCATGTTGGCGGTAACGCGGAACTAAAGGAAAAGTTCGGCGCAAAAATTATCGGCCCGGCAGCGGAGGCCGATAAAATCGCCAATCTGGATGAAACCGTTGCCGAAGGCGACGTCGTCCGGGTTGGGGAACTCGAAGCCAGAATCTTTGATGTTCCGGGCCACACGGCCGGGCATATCGCATTTTATTTTCCCGCCGTTTCTGCCCTGTTTTCCGGTGACAGCCTGTTTGCCCTTGGCTGTGGGCGCCTGTTTGAAGGTACTGCCGAACAGATGTGGCATTCGCTGGTCAAATTCCGCACCCTGCCGGTCGAAACCCGGCTTTATTGCGGCCATGAATATACCCTGACCAACGCGCGATTCGCCCTGACAATCGAACCGGAAAACGCCGCCCTTCAGGCGCGCGCCAGTGCGATTGAAACTCTGCGCAAGGCTGGCCGCCCGACAATCCCCTCCACCCTTGGTGAAGAAATCGACACCAACCCCTTCCTGCGTGCAGATGTCCCGGTTGTCTGCCGCGCCATGGGCATGTCCGGCGCCCCGGCGGAAATCGTCTTCACCGAAATCCGCCATCGGAAGGATAATTTCTAA
- a CDS encoding ROK family transcriptional regulator codes for MPEHIDPVDEIPGMPPALAGTHAGGGANQVRVRAYNERLLLSLVRRTAGLSKADIARLSGLSAQTASVIIRALEKDGLLMRGEPVRGRVGKPSVPMALNPDGAYSFGLKIGRRSAELVLMDFVGTVRDSSIETYKYPTPDNIRQFVRNATSGLIARLTPSQRGRIAGLGIAVPFELWNWVDEMGAPEQDMAAWRDIDLAEVIGEIVPFPVFLQNDATAACGAELVFGQGANYADFAYFFIGSFIGGGVVLNQAVYAGRTGNAGAFGSMPVVDQAGKPSQLIDQASLFALEEMLHGAGIDPTRLWRDPESWREISLQLDQWIAQAARSLALAITSVCSVIDFETVIVDGGFPAFVREKIVNAIRREFNGLDLQGIAMPRVEPGAVGSGARAIGAASLPLFSRYLLDQNVLFKQVEP; via the coding sequence ATGCCCGAACATATTGATCCGGTTGATGAAATACCGGGGATGCCGCCTGCCTTGGCGGGGACGCATGCTGGCGGTGGCGCCAATCAGGTGCGGGTCCGCGCCTATAATGAACGCCTGTTATTGTCACTTGTGCGCCGCACAGCAGGGCTGTCCAAGGCCGATATCGCCCGTCTTTCCGGGCTTTCGGCGCAAACCGCATCGGTGATTATTCGCGCCCTTGAAAAAGACGGCCTTTTGATGCGCGGCGAACCGGTGCGCGGGCGGGTTGGCAAACCATCGGTGCCCATGGCACTTAACCCCGATGGGGCCTATTCCTTTGGTCTGAAAATTGGTCGGCGCAGTGCCGAACTGGTGTTAATGGATTTTGTTGGCACGGTGCGCGACAGCAGCATTGAAACCTATAAATACCCGACACCCGATAATATCCGCCAGTTTGTGCGCAATGCCACAAGCGGCCTGATTGCCCGTTTGACACCATCGCAACGCGGGCGGATCGCCGGGCTTGGCATTGCCGTGCCGTTTGAACTTTGGAACTGGGTTGATGAAATGGGCGCGCCGGAACAGGACATGGCGGCCTGGCGCGATATCGACCTGGCCGAGGTGATTGGTGAAATCGTACCTTTCCCGGTTTTTTTGCAAAATGATGCCACGGCCGCCTGTGGTGCCGAACTGGTATTCGGGCAGGGTGCGAATTATGCCGACTTCGCCTATTTCTTTATCGGGTCCTTCATTGGTGGCGGTGTGGTGTTAAACCAGGCGGTATATGCCGGGCGCACCGGTAATGCGGGGGCCTTTGGTTCCATGCCGGTGGTTGATCAGGCGGGTAAACCCTCGCAGTTGATTGATCAGGCAAGCCTTTTTGCCCTTGAAGAAATGCTGCACGGGGCGGGCATTGACCCCACCCGCCTGTGGCGTGACCCCGAAAGCTGGCGCGAAATCAGTCTGCAACTTGACCAATGGATCGCGCAGGCGGCGCGCAGTCTGGCACTGGCAATCACGTCGGTCTGTTCCGTGATCGATTTTGAAACCGTTATTGTTGATGGCGGCTTCCCGGCCTTTGTGCGCGAAAAAATCGTCAATGCCATTCGCCGCGAATTTAACGGGCTGGACCTGCAGGGCATCGCCATGCCCCGCGTTGAACCCGGCGCCGTGGGCAGTGGCGCACGCGCGATTGGCGCGGCCAGCCTGCCGTTATTTTCGCGCTACCTGCTTGATCAGAATGTTCTGTTCAAGCAGGTGGAGCCTTAA